One genomic region from Fictibacillus marinisediminis encodes:
- a CDS encoding DUF4153 domain-containing protein, with product MMDIQTSKSDLVFLVICALLGLLAELSFFHGEIGISYFLFVTAFYWAFFWRFRGFSFTNRRIGFLLLFCIWLLSAGYFLYCNTLFYALNILVIPVLVILHVILITGSPTMDWYRLSFIPYAFSKLFALFPYNIAFFAKEKGNVKTKVDNKAYQVITKIGIGLLISVPLLLIVVNLLSSADSEFSRVIGRLPSLFVHVNLLEGSFRTIVVLLYTFGFFGFLQLLKSKWEPRALLQMNGKPKFWDPVIVSTLLVLINAVYVLFVTIQFQYFFSGNLQDSYTFAEYARRGFFELMAVTMINLTFLIGTLSFSKESGKGIRLFIKIMLTLLVAVSGVMLISAFMRLSLYESAYGYTLARVLPHSFMIFLGVIFLYTLVNVWIERLSLIRFYLISSLVYYTLLNMVNIDQFVVDQNLQRYKDTGKIDIYYLDSLSYTGVDELLDLYESHPDLPGLEKALSDRKKYTFAEDHSWQSFNIVKRSVRERLQEFRN from the coding sequence ATGATGGACATTCAAACTTCAAAGAGTGATTTGGTTTTTTTAGTGATATGCGCCTTGCTCGGATTATTGGCTGAGCTTTCCTTTTTTCACGGAGAGATCGGGATTTCCTATTTCCTTTTTGTTACGGCATTTTATTGGGCATTCTTTTGGCGGTTTAGAGGATTTTCGTTCACCAACCGGCGGATTGGCTTTTTGCTGCTATTCTGTATCTGGCTGCTTTCCGCCGGCTATTTTCTTTATTGCAACACGCTGTTTTATGCACTGAATATTTTGGTCATTCCCGTCTTGGTCATTTTGCACGTCATTTTGATTACAGGATCGCCCACTATGGACTGGTATCGCCTTTCCTTCATACCTTATGCGTTTTCTAAGCTGTTTGCACTCTTTCCATACAACATCGCTTTTTTTGCAAAAGAAAAAGGAAATGTGAAAACAAAGGTCGACAACAAAGCTTATCAAGTGATCACCAAAATTGGTATCGGCCTGCTCATCTCGGTTCCCCTGCTTCTGATCGTTGTCAATCTTCTTTCTTCGGCGGATTCAGAGTTCAGCCGAGTGATCGGCAGGCTCCCTTCTCTCTTTGTTCATGTCAACTTGCTGGAAGGAAGCTTTCGAACGATCGTAGTCCTGCTCTATACGTTTGGATTCTTTGGTTTTTTACAACTGTTAAAATCAAAGTGGGAGCCGCGAGCCCTTCTTCAGATGAACGGTAAGCCAAAGTTTTGGGATCCTGTTATCGTTTCGACGCTTCTCGTTCTGATCAATGCGGTTTACGTTCTTTTTGTAACCATTCAGTTTCAATATTTTTTCAGCGGCAATTTACAGGACAGCTATACGTTTGCAGAATATGCACGCCGGGGCTTTTTCGAGCTGATGGCCGTTACCATGATCAACTTAACCTTTTTGATCGGTACGCTCTCGTTCAGTAAAGAGAGCGGCAAAGGCATTAGGCTCTTCATCAAAATCATGCTCACTTTATTGGTAGCCGTTAGCGGAGTCATGCTAATTTCTGCTTTTATGAGATTGTCGTTGTACGAGAGTGCCTACGGATACACACTCGCGAGGGTATTGCCTCACTCGTTCATGATTTTCCTGGGTGTTATCTTCCTTTATACTTTGGTCAATGTATGGATTGAAAGGCTTTCGCTGATCCGCTTCTACCTGATCTCTTCCCTTGTTTATTACACGCTATTAAACATGGTGAACATTGATCAATTTGTCGTGGATCAGAACTTGCAGCGATACAAAGACACAGGAAAAATAGATATTTATTATCTCGATTCTCTTTCTTATACGGGAGTGGACGAATTGCTGGATCTGTATGAAAGCCATCCAGATCTGCCAGGTTTGGAGAAAGCTTTATCCGACCGAAAAAAGTATACCTTTGCAGAAGATCACTCCTGGCAGTCGTTTAACATCGTGAAACGCTCTGTGCGGGAACGGCTTCAGGAGTTCAGAAACTAA